One genomic region from Gemmatimonadota bacterium encodes:
- a CDS encoding acyl-CoA dehydrogenase family protein: MLDLFPLTEEQREIQRVARDFAAAEIVPYSKQWDADSYFEPTLVKKLGDLGFLGMLTAEEYDGLALDTVTYLVALEEIAAADASVAVMMSVHNSLPTQMLSSFGSEEQKQRFLKPMARGELLGAFALSEPEAGSDAAALSTQAARDGDEWILNGTKAWVTSGPYADVILVQARTDTADNRKGGRGIGAFIVTPDMPGFHVGKKEDKMGLRASPTVQLVLDGLRVPSANLLGDPSMGYVYAMRSLNAGRLGIAAQALGIARAAFEAAVAYASERRQFGEPIKDFQAIQFKLSNMATRISAARALLYAAARAKDANASSAKQAASMAKLFASETAMWVTTEAIQVFGGYGYVKDYPVEKLFRDAKITEIYEGTSEIQRIVIARELYA; the protein is encoded by the coding sequence ATGCTTGATCTCTTTCCGCTGACCGAAGAACAGCGCGAGATACAGCGCGTAGCGCGCGACTTCGCCGCAGCGGAGATCGTCCCGTACTCCAAACAGTGGGACGCCGATTCGTACTTCGAGCCGACGCTCGTAAAAAAACTGGGTGATCTCGGATTCCTCGGCATGTTGACCGCCGAGGAATACGATGGACTCGCGCTCGACACGGTTACATATCTCGTGGCACTCGAAGAGATCGCCGCTGCGGACGCATCGGTCGCGGTAATGATGAGTGTTCACAACTCACTTCCCACGCAGATGCTGTCGAGTTTCGGGAGTGAGGAGCAGAAGCAGCGATTCCTAAAGCCGATGGCGCGCGGCGAGCTGCTCGGCGCATTCGCACTTTCTGAGCCGGAGGCGGGGTCGGACGCCGCCGCACTCTCCACTCAAGCCGCTCGCGACGGCGATGAGTGGATTCTCAACGGAACCAAGGCGTGGGTCACGAGCGGGCCATATGCCGACGTGATTCTCGTTCAGGCGCGCACGGACACGGCCGACAACCGGAAAGGCGGCCGCGGAATCGGGGCGTTCATCGTGACACCTGACATGCCCGGATTTCACGTGGGCAAGAAGGAAGACAAGATGGGTCTCCGCGCCTCGCCGACAGTCCAGCTCGTTCTGGACGGACTGCGTGTCCCGAGCGCGAATCTGCTCGGCGATCCATCGATGGGCTACGTTTACGCAATGCGCTCTCTCAACGCAGGACGACTCGGAATCGCGGCCCAGGCACTCGGGATAGCACGTGCAGCGTTCGAAGCTGCAGTTGCATACGCGTCCGAGCGCCGGCAGTTCGGTGAACCCATCAAGGACTTTCAGGCGATTCAGTTCAAGTTGTCCAACATGGCGACGCGCATCTCGGCAGCGCGCGCGCTACTCTACGCGGCTGCGCGCGCCAAGGATGCGAATGCATCGAGCGCAAAGCAGGCCGCGTCAATGGCCAAGCTCTTCGCGAGCGAAACGGCCATGTGGGTCACCACCGAGGCGATTCAGGTCTTTGGCGGTTATGGTTACGTCAAGGACTATCCGGTGGAAAAACTGTTCCGCGACGCGAAGATCACGGAGATCTACGAAGGCACGTCGGAAATTCAACGCATCGTCATAGCACGGGAGCTTTACGCATGA
- a CDS encoding NAD(P)H-hydrate dehydratase, whose amino-acid sequence MPVRVVDVEESVALDAAAIAGGIPSRALMRAAAFNAASVICARYPDQLRRGATVLTGPGNNGGDGWAVASALSAVGVKVTVREVVQARTPDAIAERAQASGLISTAPLSCGVVVDAMLGTGGSGELRGAILDAAREIEHARDNGSAVVALDVPTGVNGTHGAGSDSVVADLTISFGSCKRGTLISRAACGEIVVVDIGLGALPATLPMLVDAAFVHDNVPRIAPDAHKGTRKSVAVVAGGDNMGGAAIMAATGALRSGVGLVQVCTAAGNVAPMHTRIPEALVAPLANASSTIQHWADAVLIGPGLGTDAGTRDFIRGVMRDWRGPVVVDAGALSAYADDLDALREVLSGRPAIVTPHPGELSRLTGRDVKYVTDNRFDIGLDVSRKLDATVLLKGTPTVVSSPDGTRYVIAAGTAALATGGSGDALGGIVVTLLAQGCAPGIAAACGAWVHGRAAELTPGVRGYRLTDVLDHLPLAWPVDSALPRYPVLASLPGLS is encoded by the coding sequence ATGCCGGTTCGCGTCGTAGATGTTGAAGAATCAGTCGCCCTGGATGCGGCTGCGATAGCGGGAGGTATCCCGTCGCGTGCACTCATGCGCGCAGCTGCGTTCAATGCAGCATCCGTAATCTGCGCCAGATATCCCGATCAGCTGCGGCGAGGTGCAACTGTACTCACCGGTCCCGGTAACAACGGCGGCGACGGCTGGGCTGTCGCATCAGCGCTCTCCGCCGTTGGAGTGAAGGTGACCGTGCGTGAGGTCGTGCAGGCGCGGACGCCCGACGCGATAGCGGAGCGCGCGCAGGCGAGCGGACTCATCAGTACTGCTCCCCTCTCGTGCGGCGTCGTGGTCGACGCGATGCTGGGCACCGGCGGCTCCGGCGAACTTCGCGGCGCGATTCTGGACGCGGCACGCGAGATTGAACACGCCCGGGATAACGGGTCGGCCGTGGTCGCACTCGACGTACCGACAGGTGTCAACGGCACGCACGGTGCGGGGAGTGATAGCGTGGTTGCTGACCTCACTATCAGCTTCGGCAGTTGCAAGCGCGGGACCCTCATCTCGCGCGCGGCGTGCGGCGAGATTGTCGTAGTCGACATCGGTCTTGGCGCGTTGCCAGCCACTCTTCCGATGCTCGTCGACGCCGCGTTCGTGCACGACAACGTTCCGCGCATTGCGCCCGATGCACACAAGGGAACACGCAAGAGCGTCGCCGTGGTTGCGGGCGGCGACAACATGGGCGGTGCCGCGATCATGGCGGCGACCGGTGCGCTCAGAAGCGGTGTCGGGCTGGTTCAGGTGTGCACTGCCGCCGGCAACGTGGCCCCGATGCACACCCGTATCCCCGAAGCGCTGGTTGCGCCGCTCGCGAACGCGTCGTCGACAATTCAGCATTGGGCCGATGCGGTGCTCATCGGTCCCGGGCTTGGCACTGACGCCGGCACGCGGGACTTCATTCGCGGCGTCATGAGAGACTGGCGCGGTCCTGTCGTGGTCGATGCCGGCGCGCTCAGCGCATATGCCGACGACCTCGACGCACTGCGCGAAGTGTTGAGCGGACGACCGGCGATCGTCACGCCGCACCCCGGTGAGCTGTCGCGTCTGACAGGCCGGGACGTGAAGTACGTGACCGACAATCGCTTCGACATCGGACTTGACGTATCAAGGAAACTTGATGCGACGGTCCTGCTCAAGGGAACGCCGACCGTCGTGTCTAGTCCTGACGGCACGCGATACGTGATTGCAGCCGGAACGGCGGCGCTCGCGACGGGCGGCAGCGGTGACGCGCTCGGTGGGATCGTCGTGACGTTGCTTGCTCAGGGATGTGCGCCGGGAATTGCGGCGGCGTGCGGTGCATGGGTGCACGGGCGCGCCGCCGAGCTCACGCCGGGGGTGCGCGGCTATCGCCTGACGGATGTGCTGGACCATTTGCCGCTGGCCTGGCCGGTCGACAGCGCGCTGCCCCGGTATCCGGTTCTTGCGTCGCTGCCCGGGCTTTCGTGA
- the glyA gene encoding serine hydroxymethyltransferase, whose translation MPATGELSAVWDFDPDIARLIIEETERQRHGLELIASENFVSLAVLQAMGTPLTNKYAEGLPGKRYYGGCEVVDRVEQIAIDRAKKLFDAEHANVQPHSGAQANAAVYLAFLKPGDLVLGLDLSQGGHLTHGSPVNFSGLLYNAIHYGVNDAGYIDYDMLRSIARERRPKMIIAGASAYARTIDFAAFADIAQEVGAKLFVDMAHIAGLVATGLHPSPVPYADAVTTTTHKTLRGPRGGLILCKAEHAKAIDKAMFPGTQGGPLEHVIAAKAVALKEALDPSFRTYCAQIIANAQTLAGALADRGMDIVSGGTDTHLMLVDLRNRGLTGKVLEQALDRAAITVNKNTVPKETQSPFVTSGIRIGTPAVTTRGMREAEMRQIAGLIDRVAKAPEDATVSSEVRAEVRALTDRFPLYPGSFAERDDA comes from the coding sequence ATGCCGGCAACCGGCGAGCTGAGTGCGGTCTGGGACTTCGATCCGGACATCGCACGTCTGATCATCGAAGAGACCGAGCGCCAGCGGCACGGTCTCGAGCTCATTGCGAGCGAGAACTTTGTTTCGCTCGCAGTCCTGCAGGCGATGGGAACTCCGCTTACCAACAAGTACGCCGAAGGGCTTCCCGGCAAGCGCTACTACGGCGGCTGCGAAGTGGTGGATCGCGTCGAGCAGATCGCGATCGACCGCGCAAAAAAACTGTTCGACGCCGAGCACGCGAACGTGCAGCCGCACTCGGGCGCACAGGCAAACGCCGCGGTGTATCTCGCCTTCCTCAAGCCGGGCGACCTGGTACTGGGCCTGGATCTGTCGCAGGGCGGCCATCTCACGCACGGATCGCCGGTCAATTTCTCGGGTCTGTTGTACAACGCGATTCACTATGGTGTGAACGACGCCGGTTACATCGATTACGACATGCTTCGCTCGATTGCGCGCGAGCGCCGTCCGAAGATGATCATCGCTGGTGCGAGCGCGTATGCGCGTACAATCGATTTCGCCGCATTCGCTGACATCGCGCAGGAGGTCGGGGCGAAGCTGTTCGTCGACATGGCGCACATTGCCGGGCTTGTCGCAACTGGGCTGCATCCGTCGCCGGTTCCATACGCGGACGCCGTCACTACGACGACGCACAAGACGCTGCGCGGTCCGCGCGGGGGTCTCATTCTGTGCAAGGCAGAGCACGCGAAGGCGATCGACAAGGCGATGTTCCCGGGAACACAGGGCGGCCCGCTCGAGCACGTCATAGCCGCGAAGGCGGTTGCGCTCAAGGAAGCTCTGGATCCTTCATTCAGGACGTACTGCGCGCAGATCATCGCGAATGCGCAGACACTCGCCGGCGCGCTCGCGGATCGCGGCATGGACATTGTGTCCGGTGGCACAGACACGCACCTCATGCTGGTCGATCTGCGCAATCGCGGGCTGACCGGCAAGGTGCTGGAGCAGGCACTGGATCGCGCCGCGATCACCGTCAACAAGAACACCGTTCCCAAGGAAACGCAGTCGCCATTCGTGACGAGCGGAATCCGCATCGGAACGCCGGCGGTCACGACGCGCGGAATGCGCGAGGCCGAAATGCGTCAGATCGCGGGGCTGATCGATCGCGTCGCGAAGGCACCGGAAGATGCCACGGTGTCGAGCGAAGTTCGGGCAGAAGTTCGCGCGCTCACGGATCGCTTCCCGTTGTATCCGGGAAGCTTTGCCGAAAGGGATGACGCCTGA
- the eno gene encoding phosphopyruvate hydratase, with product MSAIIEINARQILDSRGNPTVEADVTLESGVTGRAAVPSGASTGEHEALELRDGDSERYNGKGVEKAIAAIEDEIQPEVLGLDAVEQMALDRTMIALDGTENKGRLGANSILAVSLAAARAAAAELDLPLYRYVGGPMARVMPVPMMNVLNGGAHASNTVDVQEFMIVPVGAKDFANALRMGTEVFHALKKVLGKRGLSTAVGDEGGFAPDLPNDEEALNALVEAVEAAGYRAGKDVAFAIDVAASELYKSGKYTFKKSGGGSRDAAGMIELYTSWLDKFPIVSIEDGLAENDWDGWAQLTAALGDRVQLVGDDIFVTNSEYLARGINEDVANAILVKVNQIGTLTETLEAIELARANGYQSIISHRSGETEDTFIADLAVATNAGQIKTGSASRTDRIAKYNQLLRIEEELGDLAEFPGGALYGL from the coding sequence ATGTCAGCAATCATCGAGATCAACGCACGCCAGATCCTGGATAGCCGCGGCAATCCCACCGTCGAAGCCGATGTGACACTGGAGAGCGGGGTAACGGGGCGTGCGGCGGTGCCGAGCGGTGCATCGACCGGCGAGCATGAGGCACTCGAGCTGCGCGACGGCGACTCTGAGCGATACAATGGGAAGGGCGTCGAGAAGGCGATAGCCGCTATCGAGGACGAGATTCAGCCGGAAGTGCTCGGTCTCGATGCTGTGGAGCAGATGGCGCTGGATCGCACGATGATCGCGCTCGACGGTACGGAGAACAAGGGCCGACTCGGTGCGAACTCCATTCTCGCCGTGTCACTCGCGGCCGCTCGCGCTGCCGCAGCGGAGTTGGACCTTCCGCTGTATCGCTACGTCGGCGGTCCCATGGCGCGCGTGATGCCGGTGCCGATGATGAACGTTCTGAACGGCGGCGCGCACGCATCGAACACGGTTGATGTGCAGGAGTTCATGATAGTGCCGGTCGGCGCGAAGGACTTTGCCAACGCGCTCAGAATGGGCACCGAAGTGTTTCACGCGCTCAAGAAGGTACTCGGCAAGCGCGGACTGTCCACCGCGGTTGGCGACGAAGGCGGTTTCGCGCCTGATCTTCCAAATGACGAGGAAGCGCTCAATGCGCTCGTCGAAGCGGTCGAGGCAGCTGGATATCGTGCTGGAAAGGACGTTGCATTCGCGATCGATGTAGCGGCGTCGGAACTTTACAAGAGCGGCAAGTACACGTTCAAGAAGAGCGGCGGCGGAAGTCGCGATGCGGCCGGGATGATCGAGCTGTATACAAGCTGGCTGGACAAGTTCCCGATAGTGTCGATCGAGGACGGACTCGCAGAGAACGACTGGGACGGCTGGGCACAGCTCACCGCCGCGCTCGGCGATCGTGTACAACTGGTGGGTGATGACATCTTCGTCACCAACAGCGAGTACCTTGCACGCGGAATCAACGAAGATGTTGCGAACGCGATCCTGGTCAAGGTCAACCAGATCGGAACTCTGACCGAAACGCTCGAAGCGATCGAACTTGCACGCGCGAACGGATATCAGAGCATCATCTCGCACCGGTCCGGTGAGACCGAGGATACGTTCATTGCCGATCTCGCGGTCGCGACGAACGCTGGTCAGATCAAGACCGGTTCCGCCAGTCGCACGGATCGCATCGCGAAGTACAACCAGTTGCTCCGCATAGAAGAAGAGCTGGGTGATCTCGCCGAATTTCCTGGCGGCGCGCTGTACGGACTGTAA
- a CDS encoding Glu/Leu/Phe/Val dehydrogenase, producing MKLFDTIAEMGHEQLVVCSDPSSGYRGIIAIHNTTLGPALGGTRFWSYASDEEAITDALRLARGMTYKNAVAGLNLGGGKSVIIGDNRTSRREMIFRAHGRFVESLGGRYVTAEDVGTSTSDMDFVHMETDYVAGLAGKSGDPSPVTAHGVFRAIQASAMYRWDSDDLEGKTVSIQGCGNVGRHLAKALDKAGAKVIVSDIDPDRVAWVLAETNATAVEGDAIYSVEADIFAPCALGGIINDATIPKLKVEVVSGAANNQLLEERHGDMLQERGILYAPDYVANAGGVINVYSELAGWDAKRSFRKADEIYDTILGVFEIARTDGIPTYRAADRLAERRLQAVNSMMRTWPQWPRKS from the coding sequence ATGAAGCTGTTCGACACAATCGCTGAAATGGGCCATGAGCAGTTGGTCGTGTGCTCGGATCCGTCGTCCGGATATCGCGGCATCATCGCGATCCACAACACGACGCTGGGCCCCGCACTCGGTGGCACTCGCTTCTGGAGCTACGCGAGCGACGAGGAGGCGATAACCGACGCCCTGCGCCTCGCGCGCGGCATGACCTACAAGAACGCCGTTGCCGGCCTCAACCTCGGTGGGGGCAAGTCGGTCATCATCGGTGACAATCGCACCTCGCGCCGCGAGATGATCTTCCGTGCACACGGACGGTTCGTCGAGAGCCTCGGCGGCCGTTACGTGACCGCCGAAGACGTCGGCACGAGCACGTCCGACATGGACTTCGTCCACATGGAGACGGACTATGTCGCGGGGCTGGCTGGCAAGTCAGGGGATCCATCGCCCGTTACAGCACACGGCGTATTTCGCGCAATTCAGGCGTCCGCGATGTATCGCTGGGATTCGGACGATCTGGAAGGGAAGACGGTCAGCATTCAGGGTTGCGGCAACGTCGGCCGTCACCTCGCGAAGGCTCTGGACAAGGCGGGCGCGAAGGTGATCGTCTCCGACATCGATCCGGATCGTGTGGCATGGGTGTTGGCTGAGACCAACGCAACCGCAGTCGAAGGCGATGCGATTTATTCGGTCGAGGCAGACATCTTCGCACCCTGCGCGCTCGGCGGAATCATCAACGATGCGACCATTCCCAAGCTCAAGGTCGAGGTCGTTTCCGGAGCCGCCAACAATCAGCTGCTGGAAGAGCGTCACGGCGACATGCTGCAGGAGCGTGGCATTCTGTACGCGCCCGACTACGTTGCGAACGCTGGCGGCGTGATCAACGTGTACAGCGAGCTGGCCGGTTGGGACGCCAAGCGCTCCTTCCGCAAGGCCGACGAGATCTATGACACCATACTCGGCGTCTTCGAGATCGCCCGTACGGATGGGATCCCGACGTATCGCGCGGCCGACAGGCTCGCCGAGCGGCGGCTACAGGCTGTAAATTCAATGATGCGCACGTGGCCACAGTGGCCGCGCAAGTCGTGA
- a CDS encoding Minf_1886 family protein — protein MADLAFRDGVMEQIRQRESRYEEGAYLFVLAALEYSQAQLQVRRHITGRELAIACRDLAIDRYGIMARVVLERWGMASTDDIGSVVFTLVDLGFLASQPTDTRDQFSDVYDFVEAFERRYPWNGKALV, from the coding sequence ATGGCGGATCTCGCGTTTCGCGATGGAGTGATGGAGCAGATTCGGCAACGCGAATCGAGGTATGAGGAAGGCGCGTACCTGTTCGTGCTCGCCGCGCTGGAATATTCTCAGGCGCAGTTGCAGGTACGACGTCACATTACGGGAAGGGAGCTTGCGATTGCATGCCGCGATCTCGCGATCGACCGGTACGGAATCATGGCGCGTGTGGTGCTCGAGCGATGGGGTATGGCCTCCACGGACGACATTGGATCGGTCGTATTCACGTTGGTGGATCTGGGGTTTCTCGCGAGTCAGCCCACCGATACGCGCGACCAGTTCAGCGACGTGTACGATTTTGTCGAGGCCTTCGAGCGTCGCTATCCGTGGAACGGCAAGGCGCTTGTCTGA
- the thiL gene encoding thiamine-phosphate kinase — protein sequence MTHGGEIAFGPGDEFRFIRRLIRRFGSLAAGIGDDAALIHIPRDNMLAMTTDTAVDNVHFRRDWLTLDEIGYRATTAAISDLAAMGASGMGILIALATPPESRENLDALGDGIARAAVAAGVRIFGGDTVRSAVLSLTITAFGNTRDPLRRDAARAGHHVYVTGVFGGPAATVRALIDGTPMLASWRDRFVNPHARLREALWAAGRGARAAIDISDGLLADAAHVAAASNVQITLDLDRVPVIEGVDPVAAMQSGEEYELLLTSAIPLDCDAFRKRFGVPLTAIGSISDGEPGVVVTSRGKRLEIEPRGYDHFRIA from the coding sequence GTGACGCACGGCGGCGAGATTGCGTTTGGGCCGGGAGACGAGTTCAGATTCATCCGGCGGTTGATTCGCAGATTCGGTTCGCTCGCGGCGGGTATCGGCGATGACGCTGCACTGATACACATTCCGCGCGACAACATGCTCGCGATGACCACGGATACCGCCGTGGACAACGTTCACTTTCGCCGGGACTGGTTGACGCTGGACGAGATCGGCTATCGCGCCACTACCGCCGCGATAAGCGATCTTGCGGCCATGGGAGCGAGCGGCATGGGAATTCTCATCGCGCTTGCAACGCCGCCGGAATCGCGGGAGAATCTGGATGCACTCGGCGACGGTATTGCGCGCGCTGCAGTTGCCGCCGGTGTGCGGATCTTTGGCGGAGATACCGTGCGGAGTGCGGTTCTGTCACTCACCATCACCGCGTTCGGGAACACGCGCGACCCGTTGCGGCGCGATGCGGCACGTGCAGGGCACCACGTGTATGTGACCGGCGTGTTCGGCGGTCCCGCCGCTACTGTGCGTGCGTTGATCGATGGAACTCCGATGCTTGCATCGTGGCGTGATCGGTTCGTGAATCCTCATGCCCGTTTGCGCGAAGCGCTCTGGGCAGCGGGACGTGGTGCGCGGGCCGCAATCGATATATCCGATGGGTTGCTTGCCGACGCGGCGCACGTGGCCGCGGCGAGCAACGTGCAAATCACTCTGGACCTCGATCGCGTTCCGGTGATCGAAGGTGTCGATCCTGTTGCGGCAATGCAGAGCGGGGAGGAGTACGAGCTGTTGCTCACATCCGCAATCCCGCTCGATTGCGACGCGTTCAGGAAAAGGTTCGGCGTGCCGTTGACAGCGATCGGTAGCATTTCCGATGGCGAGCCCGGCGTGGTTGTAACGTCACGGGGCAAGCGCCTGGAAATCGAGCCGCGCGGTTACGATCACTTTCGGATCGCGTGA
- a CDS encoding lysophospholipid acyltransferase family protein, whose amino-acid sequence MALVRTIATMLVIGVLTIVFAAILILAALVGVPNRSGSIYDVLPRAWARCALWAGGVKVRLHGLDALAPGGTFIFVCNHVSLFDILALAGWLPRNNFVAKAELFKIPVFGTGLRILGTVPMERTNQKAAFGAYDVAADRIKSGSSVVVFPEGTRGTDYSIRRFKKGPFVLAIKAGVPIVPVVIYGTIDILPKGKLVMHPGPIDVYLLEQVPTAGLTYDDRDTLAHDVRDRMQTVMDNLYLNRK is encoded by the coding sequence ATGGCACTCGTTCGTACGATAGCGACGATGCTTGTGATCGGCGTGCTGACCATCGTGTTCGCCGCGATATTGATCCTGGCCGCGCTCGTCGGCGTGCCGAACCGCAGTGGCAGCATCTATGACGTGCTCCCGCGTGCATGGGCGCGGTGTGCGTTGTGGGCAGGCGGTGTGAAGGTGCGCCTTCACGGGTTGGACGCCCTCGCACCGGGTGGAACGTTCATCTTTGTCTGCAATCACGTTTCGCTCTTCGACATCCTTGCGCTGGCCGGTTGGTTGCCGCGCAACAACTTTGTGGCCAAGGCCGAGTTGTTCAAGATCCCCGTCTTCGGTACGGGGCTTCGGATACTCGGCACCGTGCCCATGGAACGGACCAACCAGAAGGCCGCGTTCGGGGCGTACGACGTTGCGGCAGACCGCATCAAATCGGGCAGCTCGGTGGTAGTTTTCCCGGAGGGGACGCGCGGCACCGACTATTCGATCAGGCGCTTCAAGAAGGGACCGTTCGTGCTTGCCATCAAGGCCGGAGTGCCCATAGTGCCGGTGGTCATCTACGGAACTATCGACATTCTACCGAAAGGGAAGCTGGTGATGCATCCGGGCCCCATCGACGTCTATCTCCTGGAGCAGGTGCCAACCGCTGGTCTCACGTACGACGACCGGGATACGCTGGCGCACGATGTGCGCGATCGCATGCAGACAGTGATGGATAATCTTTACCTCAACCGAAAATAA
- a CDS encoding septum formation initiator family protein codes for MRGRLIWGALILGALVFALQAGEYSTLDIVRQHRRISELTARGDSLQHAVDSLTQAEKMVRTDPATQERIAREEFGMVRGDEILYRFIQDWSAGKP; via the coding sequence ATGCGAGGACGGCTGATCTGGGGCGCGCTCATACTGGGCGCGCTCGTGTTCGCTCTGCAGGCGGGGGAGTACAGCACGCTCGACATCGTGCGCCAGCATCGCCGCATTTCGGAACTCACCGCGCGCGGTGACTCGTTGCAGCATGCTGTCGATTCACTGACGCAAGCGGAAAAGATGGTCCGCACCGATCCTGCGACCCAGGAGCGGATCGCGCGGGAAGAGTTTGGCATGGTGCGCGGCGATGAGATTTTGTATCGGTTTATTCAGGATTGGAGCGCTGGCAAGCCATAG